The Nostoc sp. 'Peltigera membranacea cyanobiont' N6 genome contains the following window.
GTTTGCAATCCGCGCATTGAGTGTGCCCGAAACGGAAAACCAAGCTTTTCCTGTAGTTGGTACTCGTGCATGGAGTGCGGAAGAAATCATCAACTTATGCGAACGCTTATCTGGAAAAGATGCCAGGGTAACGCGGATGCCAATAAGCGTACTGCGTGCCGTGCGGGGCTTAATGCGGTCTTTTCAGTGGGGATGGAACGTAGCAGACCGGTTAGCGTTTACAGAAGTATTGGCTAGTGGAAAACAGCTAAATGCTTCAATGGATGAAGTATACACAGTGTTTGGCTTAGATCCGCAACAAACCACAACTCTAGAAAGCTATCTCCAAGAGTATTTCAGTCGGATTATGAAGAAGCTCAAAGAGGTGGACTACCAGAAAAATAAAAATAAAAAGCAGAAACCTAAAAAAACTCCTTTTAAACAGTCTTCAAAAGCTAATAGTCAATAGTAATTACAAAACAGACATTAGTCATGAAACTCTACACTCTGAATATTTGATTCCAGATTAATGACTACATGACCAAAAATGTGTAAGGATTATCGAAAACTTAGGTAAAAGCCCCGTCCTTCTAGGACAACTTTAATTCTCTAAATTTGTCTTGAAAGTTTCCGGGGATTGGTATAATCAAACAATATCACAGGTAGAATAACCGCTAGCACAAATGGATAACCAACCCCAATACGACTGGCTAGGAAATAATAATGGTTAGTGGGCGGCGAAAACCACGATAAACATAGCTGGGGTAGCAAACGCTCACCCATACCAGAAAAGTCAAAAACTTGTTAATTAAGCGTACCGTGGGGCACACGGAAACAAGGGGAGAAATCCTCTAAAGCTTGGGGAGATAAGCCCTCTGGGGCTGTCTAAATTAGGCTCGAAACTTGGTTCAATTGAACGGGTTTTTGGTTTAAGTAATGCCGAAAGGCTAGGCAGTTTAAAGGTGTATCAATGAACCAAGAATCCTCATGCTTTCAAGCTGGGGAGTGTCAAATAATACAAAGCATCGCCTAAACTTGGATATTTGAGTGTGCCGAAAGCAGGCATTATCTACAATGACGTTAAACCGATAGCGGGTCGTGTCGCTATCGAGTTGAAAGACAAGCTAACCGCAGCTGGTTGGGATGTGTGTATCACATCCAGTATCGGTGGAATATTGGGCTACTCTAATCCAGATAGTCCTGTATGCCACACCCCCATTGATGGTCTAACGCCCCCTGGTTTTGACTCAGATATGGAGTTTGCAGTGGTGTTAGGGGGAGACGGCACTGTTTTAGCAGCGTCTCGTCAGGTAGCCCCCTGTGGTATTCCACTATTAACAGTGAATACCGGTCACATGGGATTTTTGACAGAAACTTTCCTGAATCAATTGCCCCAAGCACTAGAACAGGCAATGACAGGTAAGTATGAAATTGAAGAACGAGCCATGCTCACCGTCAAAGTATTTCGGGGAGATGCAGTGCTGTGGGAAGCCCTGTGCTTGAATGAAATGGTTTTGCACCGAGAACCTTTGACCTCTATGTGCCATTTTGAAATTGCCATAGGTCGTCATGCACCAGTAGATATTGCGGCGGATGGTGTGATTGTTTCTACACCTACTGGTTCCACAGCTTACTCATTGAGTGCTGGTGGCCCAGTGGTGACTCCTGGCGTACCTGTTTTACAGCTAGTACCCATTTGTCCCCATTCTCTAGCTTCTAGAGCATTGGTATTTCCAGATACTGAATCGGTCAACATTTACCCAGTCAACATTCCTCGCCTGGTGATGGTGGTAGATGGTAATGGAGGGTGCTATGTCTTCCCAGAAGATAGAGTATATATGGAGCGATCGCAATATACTGTCCGATTTATTCGCTTGCAACCCCCTGAGTTTTTCCGAATTTTGCGAGAAAAATTAGGTTGGGGTTTGCCACATATCGCCAAACCAACTTCGGTAGAATTGCCGTAGTTATTGGGAATGGGGAATGGGGCATTGGGCATTGTTAAAGAGACAACTGACCAAACAGAAAATTTTTCCCCATTCCCCGTTTGCTGATTTCCTGCCAGAATTACTGGTGTACGGATAGGTATTTGGAGTGAGTTATTAAGATTGCATCGAAGAATTCGATGGCTGACACCTGAACGTGCTAAAACATCCTTAACAGCGTGTCAAATCAGGGTCGATCCATCACTAAAAACTCGTAATTGCACTTTATAACTGATGTAAAGATTTTCTCTGGAATATCTTTACAATCCCAAATCCAATATCCCAAATTGTTATGACAGTTGCTCTAAGTCCCTGTGTTTTGGTGATTGAAACCGATGAGAGCCTAGCAAATCAGCTTTCTTGCGATTTGCAAGAAGCTGGCTATGAATCAATTTTGGCTCATGATGCTACCAGTGGTTTGCAATACTGTCGCGATCGCCAACCTGCTTTAATTGTTTTAGACCGGATGCTAGCAGGAGAATCAGGACTCTCATTGTGCAAAAATCTGAGAAGCACTGGTATGCGATCGCCTGTGTTGGTTTTAATGGCAAGAGATACCGTTGACGATCGTGTAGCTTGTCTAGAAGCAGGAGCGGATGATTACATCCTCAAGCCTTACCGCTCAGAAGACTTTTTAAAGTTAATTCGCCTCTACTTAAAACCTGATGTGGATACCACGGAGCAATTGCGCTTTGGGGATCTAATTTTAGACATCGCAACTCGCCGTGCTATCCACGGGGGACGGGCAATTGACTTGACAATGAAGGAATTTGAACTATTAAAATTCTTAATGGAACATCCCCGTGAGGTGTTAACTCGCGAACAAATTTTAGAAAATGTTTGGGGTTATGACTTTCTGGGTGAGTCAAATGTCATTGAAGTGTACATCCGCTACTTGCGCCTCAAAATTGAAGATGAAGGTCAAAAGCGCCTTATTCAGACAGTGCGCGGCGTAGGTTACGTTTTAAGAGAATCCTAGTACAGAAGTTTGCCTACTTTTGACAATTTGCTCAAGTGCATTGTCTAGTCATAGAACTTACGTAAAACTACAGGCGGTAGGGTCAATTCATAAATTGCCCCTACCTAATAATAAAGGTTTTGACTATTATTTGCGTAAGTCCTGGTTAATTGAGGCTAAAAAAGGCTGTGGATTACGGGACAAATAAAAGCCGTAGGTTTTATAGCTTAAATTCTGTAAAATTGAAATCTAAATCACAAAATCAAAAAGAATTATGACTCGTTGGCTAGGTTTACTCTCGATGTTGCTGAGTGTTTTGTTGATGGGTTGTTCTGTACCAACAACAGCTAAACCTCCAACCCCTACGCCTGGTTCTCAAACTCCAGCACCAGAGAGTTTAGGCCAAAAACTACCAATTTCTGCTAAAGCCATTGTTCCTAATGGAACAATTATTCAGCTAGAAGTGGCGAAGACACCACAACAGCAACAGATGGGGTTGATGTATCGACCAGCTTTACCAGATAACCGGGGGATGCTGTTTGGGTTCTCTTCTCCACAATCAATTAGTTTCTGGATGAAGAATGTACCTGTAGCCTTGGATATGGTATTTTTACGGGACGGTGTAGTTAAATATATTCAAGCTGCTGCACCTCCTTGTGCAAGTGAGCCTTGTCCTACTTATAGTCCCAACACACCAATCGATAAGGTAATTGAACTTCGCTCTGGAAGAGCTGCCGAATTGAAGTTGAAAGTAGGCGATACTGTCAAAATTCAGTATTGAGACTTAGGTCTATTGTATTGCGGGGATAAAGATTTGGATGATTCCTCTGTTCAGAGCCTATACTACCGAAGTATGTGTTTTTTTTGTAAAAAATGTCACGTGTTGTAGCAAAAAAGTCATCTGTAACGCTACTATTTAAAAACTGTGGTAATGATGTAAAATTCTACTGTCTCCAAGCTGAAATCGCAGTCTTAAAGTTTGGTTGTAAAAATATTCCCTTGGGCGCAAGTGTAAATAGTCGCCAATAAGAGAGTATAGGCTATGGAATCTTTATTACTACATGTGTCATTAAATAAAGCACAAAAGCAAACAAGATGGAGCCAATTTAATTCAGTAAAAATGCTGCTTGAGAATCGAGCAGATGATTTGTACGAAAAGTTCTATTTCTCAGACTCTCTATAATAAGCCTGTCTTAAAGGCAAATTTCAAAAACTGTGCTGGGGTGTATAGCCGATAACGGCAAAGTGACAGATAAAATACTGGCTACTGGCTACCAAGCAATGGTGAACTCATATATGACAATACATTCGTCACAAGGAGGTGAGATCGAAATGTCACCATCGAAATATTCTCGACTGATTAATTTTTTGCAAGAAGATTTGGCAATTTCCACGGCATCGCTGGCGGTTGCACTACGCCATCGGGAGCAAGACCCAGGACCTTTGGCAATGATTCTTTGGCAGTATGGTTTGATTACTCTAGAGCAGTTAGAACAAATTTATGATTGGCTGGAGACGGCATAGATGATGCCAATTTTAGAT
Protein-coding sequences here:
- a CDS encoding DUF2949 domain-containing protein — protein: MTIHSSQGGEIEMSPSKYSRLINFLQEDLAISTASLAVALRHREQDPGPLAMILWQYGLITLEQLEQIYDWLETA
- a CDS encoding DUF192 domain-containing protein translates to MTRWLGLLSMLLSVLLMGCSVPTTAKPPTPTPGSQTPAPESLGQKLPISAKAIVPNGTIIQLEVAKTPQQQQMGLMYRPALPDNRGMLFGFSSPQSISFWMKNVPVALDMVFLRDGVVKYIQAAAPPCASEPCPTYSPNTPIDKVIELRSGRAAELKLKVGDTVKIQY
- a CDS encoding NAD(+) kinase; this translates as MPKAGIIYNDVKPIAGRVAIELKDKLTAAGWDVCITSSIGGILGYSNPDSPVCHTPIDGLTPPGFDSDMEFAVVLGGDGTVLAASRQVAPCGIPLLTVNTGHMGFLTETFLNQLPQALEQAMTGKYEIEERAMLTVKVFRGDAVLWEALCLNEMVLHREPLTSMCHFEIAIGRHAPVDIAADGVIVSTPTGSTAYSLSAGGPVVTPGVPVLQLVPICPHSLASRALVFPDTESVNIYPVNIPRLVMVVDGNGGCYVFPEDRVYMERSQYTVRFIRLQPPEFFRILREKLGWGLPHIAKPTSVELP
- the nblR gene encoding response regulator transcription factor NblR; the encoded protein is MTVALSPCVLVIETDESLANQLSCDLQEAGYESILAHDATSGLQYCRDRQPALIVLDRMLAGESGLSLCKNLRSTGMRSPVLVLMARDTVDDRVACLEAGADDYILKPYRSEDFLKLIRLYLKPDVDTTEQLRFGDLILDIATRRAIHGGRAIDLTMKEFELLKFLMEHPREVLTREQILENVWGYDFLGESNVIEVYIRYLRLKIEDEGQKRLIQTVRGVGYVLRES